A region of Fibrobacter sp. UWT2 DNA encodes the following proteins:
- a CDS encoding ATP-binding protein: protein MQENPFIVKGYKSPAYFCDRDDETAAIILNIQNGADTTLVSPRKYGKTGLILHTFAEMKRRRLNYETLYVDIFATLTLEDFTKTLAEAILIKFPEKTSIGKGFVTFLKTLRPTLTYDSISGSPQLQFNYGTVSEKEWTLKSLLEFLNTREKPVVLAFDEFQQITEYPEKTAEALLRTYTQSMQNIRFIFCGSKKKLMAEMFTSAGRPFFSSTKLLTLGKIDSDKYAEFIRGHFSEVGRTIDAGAVDWILEWTRRHTFYTQTLCNEVFAVGGNVTIDVVKNAANRILERESDYFLQYRELLTRQQWLLLVAVAKEGSVSKLTSTVFLKKYNIGSSTNARRAAESLQEKELLLTLESKEKQEYQVYDVFLSRWLEREF, encoded by the coding sequence GACAGAGATGACGAAACTGCCGCTATTATATTGAATATTCAGAACGGTGCCGATACGACACTGGTCTCTCCGCGTAAGTACGGAAAGACGGGATTGATTTTGCATACCTTTGCCGAAATGAAGCGTCGGCGCCTGAATTACGAAACTCTCTATGTTGACATATTCGCGACGTTGACCTTGGAAGATTTTACCAAGACCCTGGCAGAAGCCATCCTGATCAAATTTCCTGAAAAGACATCTATTGGCAAAGGGTTCGTAACTTTTTTGAAGACGCTTCGACCCACGCTTACTTATGATTCCATTTCGGGTTCGCCGCAGTTGCAGTTTAACTACGGAACCGTTTCGGAAAAGGAATGGACTCTCAAAAGTCTGCTTGAATTTTTGAATACCCGCGAAAAGCCGGTTGTGTTGGCGTTTGACGAATTCCAACAAATTACGGAGTATCCCGAAAAGACAGCCGAAGCCTTGCTTAGAACTTATACGCAGTCTATGCAAAACATTCGTTTTATATTCTGTGGCAGTAAGAAGAAGTTGATGGCCGAAATGTTTACAAGTGCGGGTCGTCCGTTCTTTTCTAGCACCAAACTGCTGACACTTGGAAAAATCGATTCCGATAAGTATGCTGAATTTATTCGGGGCCATTTTTCCGAGGTGGGAAGAACGATTGATGCCGGTGCTGTTGATTGGATTTTGGAGTGGACGCGTCGCCACACATTTTATACCCAGACCCTTTGCAACGAAGTGTTTGCTGTCGGTGGCAACGTGACTATTGATGTGGTGAAAAATGCCGCAAACAGGATTCTAGAAAGAGAATCCGATTACTTTTTGCAGTACCGAGAACTCCTTACTCGTCAGCAATGGTTGCTTTTGGTGGCCGTTGCAAAAGAAGGTAGCGTGAGTAAGCTGACATCAACCGTGTTTTTGAAGAAATACAACATTGGTAGCTCCACGAACGCTCGTCGTGCGGCAGAATCCTTGCAAGAAAAGGAATTGCTGTTGACGCTTGAATCCAAAGAAAAACAGGAATACCAAGTTTATGATGTATTCCTGTCTCGCTGGCTGGAACGGGAGTTTTAA
- a CDS encoding phosphatase PAP2 family protein, protein MFKKIAEFDNRVSVYWTNRHFSAKTTKFLKFYVRLGDGYIWGIFALVLFLHLGWSAFWPILAQALVALVVALALYEGVKLSTKRPRPFAANPSIKAEVPPLDKYSFPSGHTMNNLAVASAVFYAVPQYGWIMMLLPLTWGLLRVYFGVHWLTDIICGFLLGILSFAIAHAIWVLCSPSVLAAIGVGA, encoded by the coding sequence ATGTTCAAGAAAATCGCTGAGTTTGACAATCGCGTGTCGGTTTATTGGACGAACCGGCATTTTTCTGCGAAGACGACTAAGTTCCTCAAGTTTTATGTGCGTCTGGGAGACGGCTATATTTGGGGCATTTTTGCGCTGGTGCTGTTTTTGCATTTGGGCTGGTCCGCGTTTTGGCCGATTTTGGCGCAGGCGCTTGTAGCCTTGGTGGTGGCGCTCGCCTTGTACGAGGGCGTAAAGCTCAGCACCAAGCGTCCGAGGCCTTTTGCGGCGAATCCTTCTATTAAGGCGGAGGTCCCGCCGCTTGACAAGTACAGTTTTCCGTCTGGCCATACCATGAACAACTTGGCGGTGGCCTCGGCGGTGTTTTATGCGGTACCGCAGTACGGCTGGATCATGATGCTCTTGCCGCTCACATGGGGGCTTTTGCGCGTGTACTTTGGCGTGCATTGGTTGACGGATATTATTTGCGGTTTCCTGCTCGGCATCTTGAGTTTTGCGATTGCGCATGCAATATGGGTTCTTTGCTCGCCGTCTGTTCTTGCGGCGATCGGTGTCGGGGCTTAG